The DNA region agtatatgcatgatagtaagaagtaagtgtatgcatgatgttataaagaaagtatatgtatggaagtattgtcagaattagtattggtttataaatgcatgttttcaaaagaaaatactatatgcttattaagttaacagcatggtgtactgcttactgagtattagactcactttgtgtttatgttttaaacgtccaggtatAGATGAATCTACTGAGGAGTCGAGTATTTCTGAGGAGGGAGGGGCcgatgtttagtagtcccttggtagtttggttttttttttttttttatgaaaatatatgtttcttatgttttaatacTGAACCCCACATGGgaatgttttattgagttaacttctaaacaagataccttcgggtatacagtatatagtggggtaatggaaacccctcctgctttaagttagtttccttttgtaaagactgaagggactgagtccctttttatttaaagtagttatgttaaataaatggatgacggactctgagagtcctttgtaaatgaatgtaaatgtatgtctattagatgtttctttcagttagaaattagaatttatgcgtgatgcgttcgaatcgtcttgcattatctttaaaaaaaaaatttaataaaataataataataatactaataacaatatgggaattcatatataaataaatttactgctataataggaaaaagaataggtacgggatcacggtctccctcttgatagggtggggttgtgacaaatAGACACATCCATAAGGTGTTGAAGGAGATGTAGATATACCCCCGATTTCCTTCCTCCATTCTTCAAAAATTTTTCGTTGAATATAGCCAAAATATTCTTGTTGCATGGCATTCAGGCTACTTAGATCTAGCAACATCATCTTTGCctcgaattttttattttttagttcaaACACTGCCAATCTTTCTAGGTCTACCTTCAGGGTCGCATTTCTACGCTCTTCCATGGTCGTCGCTCTATCCTCAGTCATTTTAGCTAAGGTAGTCTTGATCTCACCATCGTTGCCTTCCATGGACTTCCGCTTCCTCTCCCTTTCTTTCTCAGCTTTTTTGCTTGGAGGTCTCTAAGCAAGAACCTCTATGTCTTCCTCAGCATGGTCAACATCAATAACACCGAACACTTTTTCAGGTGACCTTCTCTTCTTACCAAAGGTGGATATGTATTGCTGCCATTTTGGTTGGTGTCTCAAAAGACACCAACAATGCTCCATTGTGAAATTACTCCCTACTATCTCTTTGTACAACACCTTCGCTTTCTCAATCTATAAAAGTGAAAGAGATATTTGTTAGTTCATAAGTCCAttacaaattaaatgaaaataggttttagtgtaCATACCTTGTCTTGCTCTGTTGCACCACTCGGGTGCAATGACtctacttatactatatatgcacaaaatttatttgtcaaTTTTTGAATCGTGGGCCACCGATTCATCAAAAAACCCTCAGAATGGTTGGcaatgtttgattttttatattcatgataaaatgtggtaattctttcccacatttGAGTAGACTTTTAATCAGTACCCCTTATCTCATCGATGCTAATGTTGAGCCAAGCTGAGACGAGGATGTTATCCTCTTCAATATATAAAACCCTCAGCATCATATTGTTGAGAATTATAAAGCATCTCAACATCATATTGCAGTATCTTAGTCCATATATCATTTATCTCAACATCATTTTGTAGAAATCGAAAGAGAACAGCCCAGGCGAAAACCAAAGGAGAATTAAACAATTGATACAACCAAGAAATTAGCAATAAATAATTACTAAGTGGTGCCAGCTAATTTAGTTTGCAAACCAACTGAAAAAGCACATGCATTGAAAGAGAATAAGGATAACAGTTCATGTAGTCATCGTTTATACTGTATAACAGTTCATTGGCAAAAGTTTCTCCAAATGCAACAAATTCTATATCCAGTTTGCAATCATcaaaaaatatagtatatatatctGAGTACTGTAAACGTCATTTAAATTCTTAAGAAGATGTTTCCATAATTTATGTGCAAAATTTATAGATGCTGAGTACTGAACACACAAAGGGATGTTAAgtgtaaaaaatacattttcagaCCCTACAACCAGTAAAACAGGGTCCTCTACATCCATTCCTTGGGTAAGtgttaatatttttactttctaATCGTGAAGTTCTAAAGGACTTCTTTGAGTCAAAATTGCTTTTAGGTCAAACTTTTTTCCACTGAAGAGAGATATGAGAAGATCCTAGAGATGCAAagggtttagaatttttcatttatctAAGGCGTCCAGGTACATTAGATTGGACTAGGAGATATTTAAGGTAGTTTTGTATTTCTACAATTACTTTAGATTCTAATAATACCTTGGTGATGTGTTGTCTGGTTATAATGAGGTCAgttaattttacatttttatttgtGATGTTAAAAATGTCAAGTTTTGGTTTCTTAGTACTATCTATCCAATGGATAGCAAATAGGCAATGGTAAGGTTTTGAAGGAGCTAATCTGGGAATAGTtagaattaataaaattgtgaaAGGGTTAATGATGGATTCTTGAAAACTATTGGGCAAGGAATTCTCTAATCTAGTAAAGTGCAAGGCAATTTTATTAGGactttgttattttctttggcCTCTTTCCTTGTTTCAGGCACAAGGACTGCAGTAAAACAGGGTCCCTATACATTTTCAGATGCCtactccaaataaaaaaaaaaaaaaaggcaagacCTAGGTTTGAGagaaacacaaaatttttcaaCAATGTAGAGCATGAAAATTGCATGTCAGCCTTGGCAATCAGTTCTAGTGAATCATTAAAATAGTGATGCAGTTTTATTAACAATGAATTAACACAGTGATGCAGTTTTATTAAAACTGTATATTAACACAATGATGCAGTTTAATTAAGAATGAATTAACACAGAAATCACCATTGTACATGCCACAATGTACAATACAATCTGGATGTCACATGAGAGAAAGTAGAATAAAACATTGTATTCCACAATGTTTGATGGAGCACATGCCAActccaagaaaataaacacaGAAATCACCCAAGTGTTCAAAACCTCAAGAAAATtttcttggcaaggttttatACAATATAACAATGCATATATCTATGTAAGTCAGAACCCCAAAACACTACAAGTATCTTAGTCCATTCATTTAAGAAAACCATAAAACACTAAAACTAGAAGATCCAACCTCACCCTCTAGTTCTGCACTTCTGTAACTGTAAGCCAACCCCATTACCAAACACCAACAAGAGAGGACACAGAAGAAACCCTTTTAAGGCCCTAGGCTTGGACACCACCATGAGTTCATTTCCCCAACTATAGACCAACAATTGAAGAAcacattgaagaaaaaaaatagacaaacgGCAGTCCACAATAGACAAACAATATGCcaaaacagataaaaaaatgCAATACCATTTCAATCGATTCAATTCATAGATATCAATGTGGAGACCATAACATTTCAGGGAAAAAAATGTAGTACACAAAACAGCAAACAatgaatcatctttaatatcatttcatcctcaaaaaaaaagaaaaagaaaagaaaagcaaacaaATTTACCCAAACAGATGCTACCGGTGGTGGCAGATTCATGGAGGAAGAAGAACCGTTTCAGTTCGTGGAGCAAGAAGAACCGTATCATTTCGTGGAGCAAGCCTATTTCAGAAAAATTAGTTTGACCTTGCAATGCAAAGGAGATAAAATCAATCAGAGAAGAGAAATGCATAACGACGGcaagagagaagagggagagaagagagaagagaggggaAGAGAGACTTACACAGAGACTACGGCAACCGCTAGGGAGATTTAGGGCTACGGGCTGAAGAACGACGACGAGATGAAAAAGATGGGAGTTCGGgacagaaagaaaggaaagaatggCAAGGAATTTGGGATACCCAACAAGAAACCGAGGGAAACGGATGGGGGCAGgtagtaaaaaacaaataaaatataatttgctCTTTGCATAGTGTCTCGCCAAACATGGAGAGAGCTGAAGCTTCACTGTAGAAGTTATGTCAACCTTTGAGTTTTAGCTAGGCTGTTGCAGATGAATTTCTGCAAATTTATGCTCCATTTTGGACTTGCATTGGGCAATGGCGAGGCCCTCTAGAACTCAGTCTGAACGCTCAATGCACTAGGCATTGGGCAATGCTCGAAGAGTGGAATGCAACCCTCGCTCGAACACAGTCTGAACGCTCAAACTCTAGAACTAAACTCAAGTCATTGCTCATTTctgcattatttttattttaaaattttaaaaagttgtattattaaaaatattataaaattaaaatattgttagaatataattttttaataatatttttatttttaaatttgaaaaattttattcatttttgtgttttgttcagaagtttggaaaaattataatggttagataatgattaaatgaaaaaagtaaaaattaaaaatatttatatttgaatgatgtttgggatgaaaattatgataaatttcaaaatgagatgagataatactACTTCCTAAACAAGCTCTAAGGAAATAAAAAGTTTATCCCTTGTAAAAATTAAGAGCATGTTTGGAGAATGCAGGCATGATGTGAAAAATCAGTGAATGGTAGTTATATGGTTTAAGTAAAcatgttttattaggttttgaacAATGAGTATGAAAAGgttgataaaaatattataaagttaaaatattttttaatattatttttattttaaaaattgaaaaagttgtattgttattttttttgtttagaaatttcataaaattataatgattaggtaatgattagatgaaaaaatttaaagtttaaaattaaaatacttttgtatttgaataatatttaaaaaaaattataaaataaaatgaaatcattTCACTTTCTAAACAAACCCTTACTTTTTAGGGTGGCTCTATAACCACCACTAGAGCTCCTGTTAGTATATTTTCTAtgcatttttttgcttttttttcacatgtatttttttagtacttttaaaatattttaaaaaaaatcacaacgtcattaaaaaatacattcttaattattaaaaaaaaaattacaaatcccAGCAAGAGCACCTAGTGGAAGCTCCCAACTACaagagtagaatttttctatttcttatcCTACTTAATGAAATTAAAAGTTCATCacctataaaaattaaaagaaaacactAGGTTCACATATGATTTCTACCTGccaaaatgttttttaatttttttaaaatttattttatttagtgattaagtaattatttttatataaatatgtgatttttttatttttaaaaaatatctaaataattttaaaaaatggtgaaagaaaaagttaaaaaaaaaaaaaaagattttaagtgATCGGCGAGGATTGTAGGTTGCAACCTCCAAAATTAAATGATCGAGCAACCAACTCAGTAAATACGGTGAAAAGCAACATGAAATAAGAAATATTAGCAAAATGGTGATTTGTGAAAAAGGAGCGTTTCTAGAACGAGGAATAATGCAGCTGGCAGGCAATCAATGTGCATGCAACTACCCATTGAAAGCCGAACACGTTTGATTTTATTACGCGTCATGTTACAGGCTGTACGGCATAGATTTGCCAGACAACTTGAGCTGTTGTAATAATGAGGTTCATCATCGTTCTCGCCTACGTTCAAACTTCAAACCATGATTTACGGTACTGCTTAAAGAGCACATGCATCTTTCCCTTCTATTTAATATATGAGTtattttactaataaaatattctGTTTTTGATTTAATGATTTCATCCAACTTTAGAAAAGGCCAATCAATCGCACGGCATATGCtttatgatatgttaattgcgtCCATCCGTCTAAGATTGATATTTACAAGTCTTTCCAAAAATTGGATTTAATAATGACTTATCATCAAACTATCATTGCATAATTGATGCAATGAATAAAGGCGCAAATTAGAATTTATCcttttttcctccatttttataaatttctttttggaatgcaagataaggggtgaAAGAATAATTCAAAAAACTGACCAACCTATACGAATAGAAACAATTCAATGATCGGTTCAGTCGGTTTCGATTTCCTTGTCcgaaaattcataaaaataagttCGGTCTCAATTCTCAtggtttttatattatataatatatattatatttttaaaatcgaaATCGAAGTATatatacttttaaatttttatattatatgatatatattatacacattaaaaaattaatatagcatAGTCTTAGGTTATTCATTTGGGTCAGAATAACCAATCAATCCCATAAAAATAACCCTAATACCAAATCACCCCTCTTAAACCGAATCCAATCTAAATTCTGTTTTCCTTAGTGAACCCCTCGGTTTTAATTCTCACAATTCTAGAATCCACTTGAATCGGTTCAGTTTATCAGTACATccaaaaggaaaattctatttatcattcccACACtttacacaccacacttattttaattttttttttttttcatatttatcatcCAAAACAAACCGATTACACTCCTGTGCAAGAGACCACACACAAGTCAAAATATATAACTCGAAACTTCACTGTTAAAATGACAGCATCTCAAACTCAACTAATGTAAGAAGTGTAACTGTAATGCTAAACAAAGAGAAGAATGcacaaagcaaaaagaaaacagaggGCATAAACAGTTTTACTATTCATGTTCTTCTCGTGTTTAAATCGCGGCTCAGAAACATAATACTAAGCAGTCAGTAGTAGAGTATCAAAAATTTCCCAAGGCAATTTTGAGGCGaagaataattataaaaagctTGGTAAAAGTAACACCTGTGCAACAAGATCAACTCTAGGTGACGACAGCAGAATCTATTGCAAAGAACTAAGGCGAATAAAGGACAACTTTCGAGTATGGTTTTTCTATAGAATTTGAGTAAAGCCATCAAAATCTTATGGTGATTTGTGGACATAACGACTGAACAATTTCTTTATGCTAGGTAGATTCTATCCATGTCAATCTCAAAATGGATGATCATTAAAGATCAGCTTCCCCTGTATAATCTTAAAATGAGAACCGtccaaaattcaaatattatagGAAGAAAAAAAGCATAGAGGACAACCTcacaaaagaagggaaaaaaaaaaaagaagagtaagGAGCAAAGGGTAGAAGGAATAGAAAAGATGAAGCAGTTGGAGCCATCAAGAATAACCCAACTTCATTCCCAAGCTTCAACGTCCATCTGCCGATGTAAATGATTCTGCAAACCCGGATGGACGAGTTGGAATACTAGTTTGGGTATTGTCCCCACTAGCAaggaaagatgaagaagatgattcATCCAAATTACTAATTCCCTCGGATGCCTGCCACTTTTTGAGTGCTTGTGGCAATGGCATATCAAGGTCAATTCCATACATATCCTCGGCATCTGGTTCTGCTGGTTTCCAGAACTCAACAAGAGATGAAAGCACATTCACTGCATGGCCCATGTCGGGCCTCTGATAGGGCTCCCTCGCAGTGCAGTGACCAGCCAACTCTGCAACAGTACTAATGCTGGCACGGGTTTCCTCGTCCAGTTCAATAGTTGGGTCGATGGTCTTCTGGAATGTATCCTTGCTAAGGTGCATTCTGCGAAACCATGTGACTAGGTGCAACCTTTCTTCAGGCTGGGATTCATCCAGTGCTTTTCTACCAGTGATCAGCTCCATTAGAATCACACCAAAGCTATAAACATCAACCTTGGTAGTCACCCTTCCAGTCACTGCCAAGTCAACCATGTAATTTTAATGTCAGAATCACCAGAATTGATAATTGACCAGAAAGCAAAATCAGAACAACGACCTGTACTTGCTATGGTATAATATCAAGCAAAAGGGAGGGATGCAGGGGGCATAGTTTGGCATATGAATAACAACCATCAGAATGGACTTCTGTTTAGTTACTATAGTATTTGATTAAAGAAAAGTTCTAATACTACCTTAAACTAATCAAAGAAGTAGAATAAAAAGTAGGTCAACTTTGTAATTACAAACTGATTACTTCTCCCACGCCAACTCTTATCTTAAACCTTTGGTATATAAATATAACCAACAACAAAACAGACACTAAATAAACAAAGgtacaaacaaaaataagtaATCAAAATAAATGTGAAGGAGGAGTAATCAAAGTAAATGCACCAAAATAGACTACAGAACAAGCCATGTAGTTGGGTACCGGAGTCTGCACGGTCATTATTTGACCTCTAATCCTCAAACCAGAGAGAGATGTTTTAAGTCCAAAGTCAGTGTCTTCATAATACATATTGACAAAAGCTCCATCACTCGTTGTTGTGTTACTTCATCCTGAAAGTTGTTTACAGGCAGTTGAATCGATACaattgttttctcagaatggaACCCTCAATTGTAGTTGGTGAAATAGATAATGTACTGCCATTTGCTATTCCATAAAAACTACTGCCAGTGTTCCTACTCTACTATAAAATGGCTTTTCTGTAAGGATGtgatattaatttgattttcacCTTGTTGCAGCCTCATTCCCTATTCAGGTTATTCCTCCTAACCTACTTTGTTATATATATGATGGTTTGACATTTACGTCTTGCTTATATTAAAATCCAATATCtcttttaattggttttttcaAGGACAATGAACTAAAGATTTTTCTGTGCATCCGAAAGAGTAGAACTTTACTTAGTACTTCTAATCTTAGAAAAGATTACCTGCATATTCGGGAGCGAGATACCCGAAAGTTCCAGCCAGTCTAGTCTCAACGGAGAATTTTCCTTCTGGAGCAAGTCGAACCAATCCAAAGTCTGAAACTTTTGCTCTCATATCATCTCCAAGAAGAATGTTGGATGGTTTAAGATCCCTATGGATAAAGCTTTGATGGGCCAAACCATGTAGATATTCAACACCTCTGGCGACATCCAAGGCAATGGTCAACCTTCTTGTCCATTCAAGTGATTTCAACCCTATCTCTCTCCAGTTAAATAGATGCTGACTAAGAGTCCCCTGAGGCATGTATTCATAGACAAGAAGCTTCTCATTTCCATCCAAACAGTACCCAAGAAGAGCAACCAAGTGTCTGTGTCGAACCTTAGTAAGAACTTGAATCTCAGACATGAATTCAGAAAGGCCCTTTTCACCCACTGCCCCCGATTCCATTCTCTTCACTGCAATCTTCGTCCCATCATGCAACTCTCCTCTGTAAACAGTTCCAAATCCCCCTCTACCCAATATATTTTCCTCGCTGAAATTGTTGGTCACGTTCTTCAAAACTTGAATGGAAATGACCATACTACCAGCCTCCACAACGTGAATGTCACCATGTCCATTACTTCCGGGACTGAAAGCTTCATTCGCTCCACCATTAACACTACGCTCAGCAACAGTGATCTTCAAGGCATCCTGTTCCCCTGAATGTTGCGGATGTATTACAACAGTATGTGGACTTTGTACTTTCCCAGAACGATAATGTTTTCGTCTAAACAGACAGAAACCAACAACTCCAACTAATAGCAACGCGCCAACACAGCCGAAAACACCCCCCACAATCGCTCCACCAGCCTTGGATTGTTTCTTAACATTtccatcaccaccaccaccaccaccaccaccatctggATTGGAAGGTGAACCCGGTGGAGAAAAATCCTTTCCTATATCAGGGTTCCCAACTGTAATCACTTCCACATTACTTCTAAAAGATGGGACATTACCATGCAGTTTATTGTTTGAAACGTTGAGAAACTTAAGATTAGGCAATGCCGTTAGCTCGGTAGGGATAGTACCTGTCAGATTATTATCAGACAGAATCAATTTTTGCATCGACGCAAGCAGAGAAAACTTCGGAGAAATCGTCCCTGAGAGACCCATTCTCTGAAAATTAACAATCGTAATGTTGCCATCGCCAACGCATACAATCCCCTTCCAGTTATTACAAGGATCATTTCCTTTCCAATTCTCTGCAAAAGTTTCCGGGTAACCGAACGCCTCCACAACCGATAGCAAATCATTAACACGCCCATCGCAGGCACCACCGGGGTTTTCCGTGCAGAAACTATTGCTGCCTTCCCTCATGTCAAGGTTCACATTCCGACCAAACGTCGGCCGCGGCCCTTGAAGCAAATTATTCGTTAAGTTCACTGTTATAAGGTTTGGAAGATTCACCAATGATGCCGGAACAATACCCGTTAGTTGGTTGTCCCTAAAACTAGCATCCTGCAAGCGTTCCACTCTGGAAAAGTCCGGTATCGGACCCGTTAACTGGTTCCCATGTAACCAAACAGAAGTCAAGGATTCCATACCGGCCAGCACCGCAATTGTACCATTAAGCTTATTATTACCCTGCTGTCCGTTTAACCAAAGGGTCTGAATTCCCGAACCCGCAAAGCTCGGAGGCAATTCGCCTTGGAGTTTATTAAAGGCCAAATGCAGGTCCGCCAAACTTACCAAAGTGCTGAAAAGGTCTGGGATTTCACCGGTGAGATTGACGCTGTTGGCCGAGAAGAACTTTAGCGAAGTTGCGTCTTTGATA from Carya illinoinensis cultivar Pawnee chromosome 6, C.illinoinensisPawnee_v1, whole genome shotgun sequence includes:
- the LOC122313425 gene encoding receptor protein kinase TMK1-like; this encodes MSTTGLPVCIIGFSKNMATHRPCLLTFTLSLPLLLCFLSFSLPVHSDDAQVMNLLKQSIENSDSLRWSDPDPCNWAYIRCDGSKRIHAIQIKGLNLSGTLPNELRNLSAMTQFEVQQNQFTGPFPSFAGHGSLLTIIAHTNRFTSFPTDFFTGMTALQSIAIDYNPFSPWTIPESIKDATSLKFFSANSVNLTGEIPDLFSTLVSLADLHLAFNKLQGELPPSFAGSGIQTLWLNGQQGNNKLNGTIAVLAGMESLTSVWLHGNQLTGPIPDFSRVERLQDASFRDNQLTGIVPASLVNLPNLITVNLTNNLLQGPRPTFGRNVNLDMREGSNSFCTENPGGACDGRVNDLLSVVEAFGYPETFAENWKGNDPCNNWKGIVCVGDGNITIVNFQRMGLSGTISPKFSLLASMQKLILSDNNLTGTIPTELTALPNLKFLNVSNNKLHGNVPSFRSNVEVITVGNPDIGKDFSPPGSPSNPDGGGGGGGGDGNVKKQSKAGGAIVGGVFGCVGALLLVGVVGFCLFRRKHYRSGKVQSPHTVVIHPQHSGEQDALKITVAERSVNGGANEAFSPGSNGHGDIHVVEAGSMVISIQVLKNVTNNFSEENILGRGGFGTVYRGELHDGTKIAVKRMESGAVGEKGLSEFMSEIQVLTKVRHRHLVALLGYCLDGNEKLLVYEYMPQGTLSQHLFNWREIGLKSLEWTRRLTIALDVARGVEYLHGLAHQSFIHRDLKPSNILLGDDMRAKVSDFGLVRLAPEGKFSVETRLAGTFGYLAPEYAVTGRVTTKVDVYSFGVILMELITGRKALDESQPEERLHLVTWFRRMHLSKDTFQKTIDPTIELDEETRASISTVAELAGHCTAREPYQRPDMGHAVNVLSSLVEFWKPAEPDAEDMYGIDLDMPLPQALKKWQASEGISNLDESSSSSFLASGDNTQTSIPTRPSGFAESFTSADGR